CCGCGAGCCGCTGCGCGCTGACGGTCTTGGGGACGAACCCGCGCACACCCGCTTCAAGTGCCCGCTTCAGGTGTCCCGGCCGACCGTGACCGGTCACGATCAGTACGCGACAGCCCGGCAGTTCGGCCCGCAGCGATGTGGCGACCCTCACACCGTCCGCGCCCGGCATCTGCAGATCCAGCACCGCGACATCCGGTTCGTGCGCCCGCGCCATCGCCAGCGCCTCCGGCCCGCTCGCCGCTTCCGCGATCACCACCAGGTCGTCCTCCAACCCCAGCAACGCGGCCAGCGCCCCCCGGATCAGATGCTCGTCGTCCGCGAGCAACAGCCGTACCCGCCGCCCCGCCTCCGGTACGCCGGTCATGAAGCGCTCTCCCGTACTACAGCCGACCCGACGGCCGCTCCCGCACCCCGCGAAGCCGAGCCCGCCCCCTTCGCCTTGACCGACCCGGTCGGCCCCGCCGAGTCCATAGAGCCCGCAGACCCCAGCGGCACCCGGGCCACCACCCGGAAGGCCTCGCCGTCCACCGGGCCCGCCTCCAGCGTCCCGTCCACGACCGCCAGCCGCTCCCGCAGCCCGGCGAGCCCCGAACCAGAACCGGTCCCGGCCCCAGTCCCGGCCCCAGTCCCGGTCCCGGCCCCGGATCCGACGGAACGTCCGGCGCCCGCCTCCTCACCGCCGCCCGCCCGAATCCCGTCGTTCTCCACGGTCAATACCACCTGCCCTTCTCTCACCCGCAGCACCACAGCGCACT
The DNA window shown above is from Streptomyces akebiae and carries:
- a CDS encoding response regulator transcription factor produces the protein MTGVPEAGRRVRLLLADDEHLIRGALAALLGLEDDLVVIAEAASGPEALAMARAHEPDVAVLDLQMPGADGVRVATSLRAELPGCRVLIVTGHGRPGHLKRALEAGVRGFVPKTVSAQRLAEIIRTVHAGNRYVDPELAADAISSGDSPLTAREAEVLEFAADGAPVAEIAERAALSQGTVRNYLSSAVSKLGVENRHAAVRLARERGWV